In the Sulfobacillus thermosulfidooxidans DSM 9293 genome, CTGTCAAAGCGGTGTGCGGATTGTGGCGCAACGCCGTGGACACATAATGACTGAGCCGTAACGCTACCGGCCCGGTCAATCCAAAATGACTAAAGAGTAAATCCCCAGATTCGGTGGTTAAGGTTTTTCTGTGGTCCGTGAGACGCACAGTAACATTTTGTAAAGATAAGCCTTGCAGTCGCCTTTGTGTAATAATGGTGGCATTACTGGTGAGAGGAACTTCGGTGGGATATGGATCGACAATGTGGTGTCCTAAAGCACGGGCCCAAGGATAAGCGTCGCCCGTGCTACCCGTAGCGGGAACGCTGGCACCACCAGTGGCCACGACCACTGCTTTGGCTAATAGAACCGAACCGGAAACTAACTCAATTCCGTCAATCCTTCCGTCTTGAACCCGTAACCCTTTGACAGGACTGTCTTGGAGTATTTCGACACCCGCCGTTAACAGCTGGTCGATTAGAGCCTTTACGACAGTGGAGGCCTTATTGGAGCGGGGAAAGACGCGTCCTCGGTCTTCTTCTTTTAAGGCAATGCCAAGGTTTTCAAAAAATTGGATAATCTCACGATTACCGAATTGCGACAAGGCGGAATACATAAATCGGCCGTTTCCCGGAATGTTTTTTATCAGTTCATCCAAGGGCTTGGCGTTGGTGACATTACAGCGCCCTCCACCCGATATGGCTAATTTGCGTCCGAGCTTGTGCCCTTTTTCCACCAATAGAGTCTTGGCCCCAGCGTTTTGGGCCGTGATTGCTGCCATTAACCCACTCGGACCGCCACCAATCACAATGACATCATACCGTGTGCTCAATGAATCCCCTGTCTCCTGATATATCTGCTTGGCGAAGTCAATCATTGTTTGACTATATCATGATGCTACCAAAGGGTAAAGAACGCCGACATCTAAGACCGAATCTTTGACAATGGACGGCGGGGCACAGCGGTCGTATCTTGTTTAAAGGGTGTAGCGCATGGAGGTTATGGATGAGACGAGAGGAGGGGATGGGAAAGAGGAATAAACCATCCTTCGATGCCCCCGTGTTGGCCATTGATATAGATGTCATAATGTACGTGATGCAAACCCCAGGGATTTTTGACGGTACCCGTGATGGTGATTAGCCAGTCCCGATGCCAAGGGGCTTGCGCCGGGTTATCTTCTCCGGAAATTTGGGTCCATACCACC is a window encoding:
- a CDS encoding NAD(P)/FAD-dependent oxidoreductase, giving the protein MSTRYDVIVIGGGPSGLMAAITAQNAGAKTLLVEKGHKLGRKLAISGGGRCNVTNAKPLDELIKNIPGNGRFMYSALSQFGNREIIQFFENLGIALKEEDRGRVFPRSNKASTVVKALIDQLLTAGVEILQDSPVKGLRVQDGRIDGIELVSGSVLLAKAVVVATGGASVPATGSTGDAYPWARALGHHIVDPYPTEVPLTSNATIITQRRLQGLSLQNVTVRLTDHRKTLTTESGDLLFSHFGLTGPVALRLSHYVSTALRHNPHTALTAWIDLAPHKLANSLMTAFYQARNQVPKRQVKTIMNQSWPERLTEVLLESAEISSSLPVAQLSNAQIHTLVQTIKNFPITITGTLPLEKATVTGGGVSIKDIDPRTMASKRCRGLYFAGEVIDVHAHTGGYNITVAFSTGYVAGQHAALFAHSPDTVLS